Proteins encoded together in one Fibrobacter sp. UWB10 window:
- the purM gene encoding phosphoribosylformylglycinamidine cyclo-ligase: MNYADAGVSLARADEAMVGVKKSVRTTFNQGVLGDVGNFGGLFTLNHLGMKDPVLVSSVDGVGTKLKVDIEMGTHELPGQDIVNHCCDDILVQGARPLFFLDYVATGRLEPGVMDKLVAGMAKACRENDLVLIGGETAEMPGFYGPGDYDISGTIVGVVERENIIDGKKIKPGTIILGLPSTGLHTNGYSLARKVLFDVAGYKVDTMVDGMDKSIGEALAVPHRSYYPSLIDLCNKKIIQGLAHITGSGYQGNIPRILPDDVDVIIDRTTWDPPMIFKLIQQAGSVEKDEMYSTFNMGMGMLIFIDPKDKAEVTAHLEAKGEKWVQIGEVVKGTKQVKFRD, translated from the coding sequence ATGAATTACGCAGACGCAGGAGTGTCCTTGGCACGTGCCGACGAGGCAATGGTCGGTGTCAAGAAATCCGTACGTACTACATTCAACCAAGGCGTTCTCGGTGACGTGGGCAACTTCGGTGGCCTGTTCACGCTGAACCATCTCGGCATGAAGGACCCCGTCCTCGTGAGTTCCGTTGATGGCGTGGGCACCAAGCTCAAGGTCGACATTGAAATGGGCACGCACGAACTCCCGGGTCAAGACATCGTGAACCACTGCTGCGACGATATTCTCGTTCAGGGTGCACGTCCGCTGTTCTTCTTGGACTACGTGGCTACTGGCCGCCTGGAACCGGGTGTCATGGACAAGCTCGTTGCCGGTATGGCCAAGGCTTGCCGCGAAAACGACCTCGTGTTGATCGGTGGCGAAACGGCTGAAATGCCGGGCTTCTACGGTCCGGGCGACTACGATATTTCCGGCACCATCGTGGGTGTCGTGGAACGCGAAAACATCATTGACGGCAAGAAGATCAAGCCGGGTACCATTATCCTTGGCCTGCCTTCTACCGGTTTGCATACAAATGGTTATTCTTTGGCTCGTAAGGTGCTCTTCGACGTGGCCGGTTACAAGGTTGACACCATGGTCGATGGCATGGACAAGTCCATCGGCGAAGCTCTCGCCGTGCCGCACCGCAGCTACTATCCGAGCCTGATTGACCTTTGCAACAAGAAGATTATCCAGGGCCTCGCCCACATTACCGGTTCTGGCTACCAGGGCAACATCCCGCGAATCCTCCCGGACGATGTCGACGTGATTATCGATCGCACCACGTGGGATCCTCCGATGATCTTCAAGCTGATCCAGCAGGCTGGCTCTGTCGAAAAGGACGAAATGTACTCTACCTTCAACATGGGTATGGGCATGCTCATCTTCATCGACCCGAAGGACAAGGCCGAAGTCACCGCTCATCTCGAAGCCAAGGGCGAAAAGTGGGTGCAGATTGGTGAAGTCGTGAAGGGCACCAAGCAGGTGAAGTTCAGAGACTAG
- a CDS encoding cyclic nucleotide-binding domain-containing protein: protein MKTHTGIGDWIAANYELGTPFLQQVPRDCADYLLLNAQIREYEPGEIIINGGSVGDSFCVLQSGRAFICGQILADGHYNTLALLDAGACFGEMSIICNEPTSNTVIASEDGATVLHIPRDEFVKFLDKNPNIMVYLYKVVADRLRAKNKAFDEFERLSLLASAKVLPFIDFAQTMEKSRVTGTVLFECNGEKGFIAFQDGRICCAKCGKLAGPDALEKMLSWGDETLFKLDTHLMPDIVNINQMSDTTSLILDALRNIDEKQNAH from the coding sequence ATGAAGACTCATACTGGTATTGGTGACTGGATTGCAGCCAACTATGAACTTGGGACGCCTTTTTTGCAGCAGGTGCCCAGAGACTGCGCAGACTATTTGCTTTTGAATGCGCAGATCCGCGAGTACGAGCCGGGGGAAATCATTATTAACGGTGGTTCTGTCGGGGATTCGTTCTGCGTGTTGCAAAGTGGTCGAGCTTTTATTTGCGGTCAGATTTTGGCCGATGGCCATTACAATACGCTGGCCCTGCTTGATGCGGGTGCATGCTTTGGTGAAATGTCCATTATCTGTAACGAACCCACGAGTAATACGGTTATCGCGAGCGAAGATGGTGCCACGGTGCTCCACATTCCGCGCGACGAATTCGTGAAGTTTCTGGACAAGAACCCGAACATTATGGTGTACCTTTACAAGGTGGTCGCTGACCGCCTGCGCGCCAAGAACAAGGCGTTCGATGAATTCGAAAGACTTTCGCTTTTGGCTTCTGCAAAGGTGCTCCCCTTTATTGATTTTGCGCAAACTATGGAAAAGAGCCGCGTGACGGGAACGGTCTTGTTCGAATGCAATGGCGAAAAGGGCTTTATCGCATTCCAGGACGGCCGAATCTGCTGTGCCAAGTGTGGCAAACTGGCAGGCCCAGATGCTCTTGAAAAAATGTTGTCTTGGGGCGACGAAACGCTCTTCAAGCTTGACACGCACTTGATGCCCGATATCGTGAACATCAACCAGATGTCCGATACTACGAGCCTGATTTTGGATGCGCTCAGAAATATTGATGAAAAACAAAATGCCCACTAA
- a CDS encoding ABC transporter substrate-binding protein: protein MLNFCGKMVLSATFGLFMAFSAFGLSGCKNEAESEKNLADCGELPALEFSENLKIGKLCGEDYAEIRSIVGRDTLIKRFKLGEPLKRVVALSSAQVGYMLRLGLRDRIVAVGEGKYLVDSVVYARVAAGEVAEVGNGPTLSLEKLMAAKPDLVFDFATGGGMDDYERIGAIGLSLMLTSEWQERTPLAKAEWIKLFGRLFGVESLADSVFEQSKSLYLQATNGGVVGVSPARGGSEQQRASEGEACPRVLVGMSYGGVWHAPGGNSFTARLIKDAGGCYLWAADTNQELQFSLEEILQVADSADVWVNPGMFATPEDLIAAEPRVKFIRAFKEKRVYQNDGIKGAGGGNDFFESAVAYPAETLTNLRSCIQNSTNGADSSQKGFDWYHNIFIF, encoded by the coding sequence ATGTTGAATTTTTGTGGAAAAATGGTCTTGAGTGCCACCTTCGGGCTTTTTATGGCATTTTCGGCCTTTGGGCTGTCGGGGTGCAAAAACGAGGCTGAAAGCGAAAAAAATTTGGCCGATTGCGGTGAACTTCCGGCGCTGGAATTTAGCGAAAACCTTAAAATCGGCAAGCTTTGTGGCGAAGATTACGCCGAAATCCGCTCGATTGTGGGTCGCGATACCCTAATCAAGCGCTTTAAGCTGGGCGAGCCACTCAAGCGCGTGGTGGCGCTTTCGTCGGCACAGGTGGGCTATATGCTGCGCCTCGGGCTCCGTGACCGCATTGTGGCGGTGGGCGAAGGCAAGTACTTGGTCGATAGCGTGGTGTATGCGCGCGTCGCTGCGGGCGAGGTGGCCGAGGTCGGAAACGGGCCTACGCTTTCGCTCGAAAAGCTGATGGCGGCAAAGCCGGACTTGGTGTTCGACTTTGCGACTGGCGGCGGCATGGACGACTACGAGCGTATTGGCGCCATCGGGCTTTCGCTGATGCTTACGTCGGAATGGCAGGAACGGACACCGCTTGCGAAGGCCGAATGGATTAAGCTGTTTGGGCGCCTGTTTGGCGTAGAATCTCTCGCGGATTCTGTTTTTGAACAAAGTAAAAGTTTGTATTTGCAGGCTACCAACGGGGGCGTTGTGGGGGTGTCCCCCGCTAGAGGGGGTAGCGAGCAACAACGTGCGAGCGAGGGGGAGGCTTGCCCCCGCGTGTTAGTAGGCATGAGCTACGGTGGCGTATGGCATGCGCCGGGCGGCAACAGCTTTACTGCGCGCCTTATCAAAGATGCGGGCGGTTGCTACTTGTGGGCCGCGGACACCAATCAGGAATTGCAGTTTAGCCTCGAAGAAATCTTGCAGGTGGCAGACAGTGCCGACGTGTGGGTGAATCCGGGAATGTTCGCGACTCCCGAAGACCTGATTGCGGCAGAACCGCGCGTCAAGTTTATCCGTGCGTTCAAGGAAAAACGCGTGTACCAGAACGACGGTATCAAGGGAGCCGGTGGCGGGAACGATTTTTTCGAGTCTGCAGTCGCGTATCCTGCCGAAACGCTTACAAATTTGCGTTCGTGTATACAAAACTCTACAAATGGGGCTGATTCTAGCCAAAAAGGTTTTGACTGGTACCACAATATTTTTATCTTTTAA
- a CDS encoding NYN domain-containing protein: MPQPLRIGFFLDGFTLKKVNDYYRNVHRFHSCLDFRSLRLWVESQAIRYFEGDKFRELQMESHYYHPYRDPHVFARDCEGVLKLEHVLEQAGYSVHFNNPAEAGCVGPNLLLMEDALLFAMYRKLDAVVLLSTQGEYAPLPDRLRLMGIPTLVLGWDFVYPKAKSYVRWKTDSCLRRSCAHYVAMEKILDNDLNSKAPRGFFFQCEHPFSKGRNPRPKVAVGRDPHAPRRLN; the protein is encoded by the coding sequence ATGCCGCAACCGCTCCGCATAGGATTTTTCCTAGATGGTTTCACTCTAAAAAAGGTGAACGATTATTACCGCAACGTTCACCGGTTCCATTCGTGCTTGGATTTTCGGAGCCTAAGGCTTTGGGTGGAATCGCAGGCAATCCGCTATTTTGAAGGCGACAAGTTCCGCGAACTGCAAATGGAGTCGCACTATTACCACCCGTACCGCGACCCGCATGTGTTCGCTCGCGATTGCGAAGGCGTGCTCAAGCTAGAACATGTGCTGGAACAGGCCGGCTACAGCGTGCATTTCAACAATCCAGCAGAGGCGGGCTGTGTGGGCCCGAACCTGTTACTCATGGAAGACGCCTTGTTGTTTGCTATGTACCGCAAGCTCGATGCCGTGGTGCTTTTAAGCACGCAGGGCGAGTATGCGCCACTCCCTGACAGACTAAGGCTCATGGGCATTCCCACACTTGTGCTCGGCTGGGATTTTGTCTACCCGAAGGCGAAAAGCTACGTGCGCTGGAAAACAGATTCGTGCCTTAGGCGCAGTTGCGCCCATTACGTGGCCATGGAAAAGATTCTGGATAACGACCTGAATTCAAAGGCGCCTCGCGGATTTTTCTTTCAATGCGAACACCCGTTCAGCAAAGGGCGTAACCCTCGACCAAAGGTGGCGGTGGGGCGCGATCCTCACGCGCCTCGCCGCCTTAATTAA
- a CDS encoding penicillin-binding protein activator yields MKRLLPFALVAMLAATAFAQDEIREAKNLIQNGQCAEAIAPLQKVYKSSFRKPAGEKASVMLAECYLREHKRDEALKLSSRFLEYYVNTVYRERMELAHAIVMVEKGSVYEGVESMLRILAYSKNPAARSRTKEVAIQTLAASLLTAEQLQALLEKYPVDKDIVGWMQLQIGRECQNSKRYKAARYWYKKVVAGGVAENLSNTAEKGLESLEDRGAGMPTVLVLAPLSGDYAEFGAAAIQGVILAHEKAGLQGKVNLRVSDTRADAAQALLRTQQAINQDSIVAIIGPIMSAPAATVAAWLGSNFQNIPMLTPTATDDGIAKMGPNIFQVNITMDNLAKSIADFATKCLNIREYAILSPLGGYGASMSQSFTTAVERRGASVIAFRNYEEGRPDYKTEFSLLRDVRFKQLNRRQNIARGASDLDAVNAKERRFYMQDSTFNIPGIFIPATNPGDAGLMAGQVAFNKISGVLLGASGWYGRELLIQGKRQVDSSYFSVPAMDMGGNNDGLKKFVSDFKERWGAEPGEDRVSGLSYDAANIVFSSMAKNPNSLTNLINYTANFQGVYGEIKFKRGMNMNTKIVTVNKGKFETVEGCPAK; encoded by the coding sequence ATGAAACGTCTTTTACCCTTTGCTTTGGTGGCAATGCTTGCCGCTACCGCTTTTGCCCAAGACGAAATTCGTGAGGCAAAGAATTTAATCCAGAACGGCCAGTGTGCCGAGGCAATCGCCCCGCTCCAGAAGGTCTACAAGTCGAGCTTCCGTAAGCCCGCTGGCGAAAAGGCTTCTGTGATGCTTGCCGAATGCTACTTGCGTGAACACAAGCGCGACGAAGCCTTGAAGCTTTCTTCTCGCTTCCTGGAATACTACGTGAACACGGTCTACCGTGAACGCATGGAACTGGCGCATGCCATCGTGATGGTTGAAAAGGGTAGCGTTTACGAAGGTGTCGAATCCATGCTCCGCATTCTGGCCTACTCCAAGAACCCGGCCGCCCGTAGTCGCACCAAGGAAGTCGCCATTCAGACGCTGGCCGCTTCGCTTTTGACGGCTGAACAGTTGCAGGCCCTTTTGGAAAAATACCCGGTCGACAAGGACATTGTGGGCTGGATGCAGCTGCAGATCGGCCGTGAATGCCAGAATTCCAAGCGCTACAAGGCCGCCCGTTACTGGTACAAGAAGGTGGTTGCAGGCGGGGTAGCCGAAAACCTCTCCAACACCGCCGAGAAGGGACTTGAATCCTTGGAAGACCGCGGCGCCGGTATGCCGACGGTCTTGGTGCTCGCCCCCCTTTCGGGCGACTACGCCGAATTTGGTGCGGCGGCTATTCAGGGCGTGATTCTCGCCCACGAAAAGGCCGGACTCCAGGGCAAGGTGAACCTGCGCGTGTCCGACACCCGTGCTGACGCCGCCCAGGCGCTCCTGCGTACCCAGCAGGCCATTAACCAGGATAGCATTGTGGCCATCATCGGCCCCATCATGAGTGCCCCGGCCGCGACCGTAGCCGCCTGGCTCGGCAGCAACTTCCAGAATATCCCGATGCTCACCCCGACGGCTACCGACGACGGTATCGCCAAGATGGGCCCGAACATTTTCCAGGTGAACATCACCATGGATAACTTGGCGAAAAGCATCGCCGATTTCGCGACCAAGTGCCTGAACATCCGCGAATACGCCATCTTAAGCCCGCTCGGTGGCTATGGCGCCTCGATGTCGCAGAGCTTTACCACCGCCGTCGAACGCCGCGGTGCCTCCGTAATCGCCTTCCGCAACTATGAAGAAGGCCGCCCCGACTACAAGACCGAATTCAGCCTGTTGCGTGACGTGCGCTTCAAGCAGCTCAACCGCCGCCAGAACATTGCTCGCGGGGCATCTGACCTCGACGCTGTGAACGCCAAGGAACGCCGCTTCTACATGCAGGACTCCACGTTCAACATTCCGGGCATCTTCATTCCGGCAACCAACCCGGGTGACGCTGGCCTCATGGCTGGCCAGGTGGCCTTCAACAAGATTTCGGGCGTGCTGCTCGGCGCCTCTGGCTGGTATGGCCGCGAACTCTTGATTCAGGGCAAGCGCCAGGTCGACAGTTCCTACTTTAGCGTGCCCGCCATGGATATGGGCGGCAACAATGACGGCCTCAAGAAGTTCGTGAGCGACTTCAAGGAACGTTGGGGGGCAGAACCCGGCGAAGACAGGGTGAGCGGACTCAGCTACGACGCTGCAAACATCGTGTTCAGCTCCATGGCCAAGAACCCCAACAGCCTCACGAACCTGATCAACTACACCGCAAACTTCCAGGGCGTGTACGGCGAAATCAAGTTCAAGCGCGGCATGAACATGAACACCAAGATCGTGACCGTGAACAAGGGCAAGTTCGAAACCGTCGAAGGCTGCCCGGCGAAATAG
- a CDS encoding nucleotidyltransferase domain-containing protein encodes MALCIESDHLEKVQRILALHFEGLEVWAHGARVTGVDLTPDTELELVVISESPLSFEAMTAVEKAFVDSGLPFRVDVMDWAKLPESLQKQIKKEHDVVQAAAES; translated from the coding sequence ATGGCTTTATGTATTGAATCAGATCATTTGGAAAAGGTCCAGAGGATCTTGGCCCTCCATTTCGAAGGGCTCGAAGTATGGGCGCATGGAGCCCGTGTCACTGGAGTAGACCTTACTCCCGATACAGAACTGGAATTGGTGGTTATTTCAGAAAGTCCCCTTTCTTTCGAGGCGATGACCGCTGTTGAAAAGGCTTTTGTCGATAGCGGACTCCCGTTCCGGGTCGATGTCATGGACTGGGCGAAATTGCCTGAATCTCTCCAAAAACAAATCAAGAAAGAACACGACGTGGTTCAAGCCGCTGCGGAATCCTAG
- a CDS encoding metallophosphoesterase: protein MIAFLFILLIGLALVYINVSSVAKGKTGKIIGGATLFVLFLGMLLRSTLIGSYIVAFFAVWLPNSLILYIPWTLYRVVYYFTQPHHLSRHLVRRVGRYLLGITCAFTFMFIGYGMQQNDDYKTNLLTIDLPSQYTENFTAIFFSDIHVDPLFKAQKLERFIAQVDSIKPDYLLFGGDLADISTEKMDRMGYDTLFKKLTAGAKVAAVAINGNHEAFMASSGNNPEEWMRKVGFVVLDDSTACLGDVCFTGRTDFTVARSRDAERKPLSELIPDSIKIVEHVKDTTDSLADSTRTVVAQDSTMDTVAAAPAITYDTIPLYRPWILLDHQPKGIEKTHVGRLPDFALSGHTHDGQFFPVTVIIDFVWKLAYGKGALSGVLWLVSSGFDCWGPPVRLGSDSEIWVIKFKAKENASEPQEN from the coding sequence ATGATTGCCTTTCTATTTATACTGCTTATAGGCCTTGCACTCGTTTATATTAACGTCAGTAGCGTTGCAAAAGGTAAAACTGGTAAAATTATTGGCGGTGCTACGCTGTTCGTGCTCTTTTTGGGCATGTTGTTGCGCTCTACGCTAATAGGAAGTTACATTGTCGCTTTTTTTGCAGTCTGGCTTCCAAACTCCCTTATTCTTTATATACCCTGGACTCTTTATCGAGTTGTATATTATTTTACGCAGCCGCATCACCTGAGCCGCCACCTGGTACGCCGCGTGGGTCGTTACCTGCTTGGAATCACATGCGCCTTTACGTTCATGTTCATTGGCTATGGCATGCAACAAAACGACGATTACAAAACGAACTTGCTCACTATCGATTTGCCGAGCCAGTATACCGAAAACTTCACCGCGATATTCTTTAGCGACATTCATGTAGACCCGCTGTTCAAGGCCCAAAAGCTTGAACGCTTTATTGCACAAGTCGATTCCATTAAGCCCGATTACTTATTATTCGGTGGAGACTTGGCCGATATTTCGACCGAAAAAATGGATCGCATGGGATACGATACTTTGTTCAAAAAACTGACCGCCGGAGCGAAAGTGGCGGCAGTCGCCATCAACGGAAATCACGAAGCGTTCATGGCGAGCTCGGGCAACAACCCCGAAGAATGGATGCGCAAGGTGGGCTTCGTGGTGCTCGACGATTCTACCGCATGCCTGGGCGACGTCTGCTTTACGGGCCGCACCGACTTTACGGTTGCACGCAGCAGGGACGCCGAACGCAAGCCGCTTAGCGAACTCATTCCCGATTCTATAAAGATCGTGGAACACGTAAAAGATACTACGGATTCTCTCGCAGATTCTACAAGGACGGTTGTCGCGCAAGATTCGACCATGGATACCGTTGCCGCCGCCCCTGCAATTACTTACGATACGATTCCGCTTTACCGCCCCTGGATTCTCTTGGACCATCAGCCCAAGGGAATCGAGAAAACGCATGTCGGCAGGCTCCCGGACTTTGCCCTTTCGGGCCACACGCATGACGGCCAGTTCTTCCCCGTGACTGTCATTATCGACTTCGTGTGGAAACTCGCCTACGGCAAGGGCGCACTCAGCGGAGTCCTTTGGCTCGTGAGTTCCGGCTTTGATTGCTGGGGTCCGCCTGTACGCCTAGGAAGCGATTCCGAAATCTGGGTGATTAAATTCAAGGCGAAAGAAAACGCCAGCGAACCGCAAGAAAACTAA
- a CDS encoding PD-(D/E)XK nuclease family transposase codes for MVQNRKKSIEQAIEAKKAELMKQTFFDPTFDATFKKIFKKPENLIHFLNAVLHLEGEQQIAHIVRLKPTVGLEAHSNKKKPKIVRFDIHARTAGNEFIDVEIQRAVQEDFLDRIELYSAMLSVNAKLALINEASKKQLKEHPYLMPRVYSIWICKFNVDFCKHYREELALYRASDVGKSKALPIYPKKRYIVIDLTKYIPKKDNSPENEWIRLFKTMPLIKRAPKCKDEIIAEVYECMRIDTSTDEFITEVATNMIDRDEYNACISYARRIGREEGEAKANNKNAARDKKIEKFLRSKGVSPKILAAALAIK; via the coding sequence ATGGTGCAGAACCGTAAAAAGAGTATTGAGCAGGCGATTGAGGCTAAAAAGGCCGAGTTGATGAAACAGACTTTCTTCGACCCGACTTTCGATGCAACGTTCAAGAAAATCTTCAAGAAACCCGAGAACCTCATCCATTTCCTAAACGCAGTCCTGCATTTGGAAGGCGAGCAGCAAATTGCTCATATCGTTCGTCTCAAACCTACCGTTGGGCTGGAGGCCCACTCCAACAAAAAGAAGCCTAAGATCGTACGCTTCGACATTCATGCACGCACCGCCGGCAACGAATTTATCGACGTGGAAATCCAGCGTGCGGTACAGGAAGATTTTCTAGACCGCATCGAACTTTATTCTGCCATGCTCTCGGTCAACGCCAAACTTGCCCTCATTAATGAGGCTTCCAAAAAACAGTTGAAAGAACACCCTTACCTAATGCCAAGGGTATATTCCATCTGGATTTGCAAATTTAACGTGGACTTCTGCAAGCACTATCGCGAAGAGCTTGCCCTTTACAGGGCCTCTGATGTTGGAAAGTCCAAAGCCTTGCCCATCTACCCCAAAAAAAGATATATTGTGATTGACTTGACCAAGTACATTCCGAAAAAGGACAATTCGCCCGAAAACGAATGGATAAGGCTCTTCAAGACGATGCCGCTCATAAAGCGGGCGCCAAAATGCAAGGACGAAATCATCGCCGAAGTTTACGAATGTATGAGAATCGACACGTCAACGGACGAATTTATCACGGAGGTCGCAACGAATATGATTGACAGAGACGAATACAACGCATGCATAAGCTACGCCCGTCGCATAGGCCGCGAAGAAGGTGAAGCAAAAGCAAATAATAAAAATGCGGCACGAGACAAGAAAATCGAGAAATTTCTCCGTTCAAAAGGTGTTTCACCTAAAATTCTTGCTGCAGCCCTTGCAATTAAATAG
- a CDS encoding glycosyltransferase, with product MAVSKVLVIGSVYPRFHEDAEVPWLRTSIAHLKKAGLDIQVLAPAYKGLKSHEIDGVKVNRFRYAPASWEFLTHEEGAPSKMANKPWLQLLAIPYIISGFFKCIKICRKFKPDVIHAHWPFPHAYIALGAAKLFRIPLVLNFHGAELLLIRKKKWVRPLLKFAIGQAQAVFANSSFTASKIKALRNVDVEWSPYGTTLETGTGNAEPHPVQGKFKILFVGRHIERKGICYLIEAAKYLPRDQFEIRIVGVGDLTEELKKLASESATPNSAEIIFTGKLSPEALANEYKTANVFTLPAIVDSKGDTEGLGVVLIEAMELGLPIVASNVGGIPDVVIDGETGILVPEKDPEALANAYKRLAADPELVKRLLAGSQKRIAECFTWDGIIQRQIAVYNKVLK from the coding sequence ATGGCTGTTTCTAAAGTACTTGTCATTGGTTCGGTTTATCCGCGTTTCCATGAAGACGCCGAAGTCCCTTGGTTGCGTACCTCGATTGCGCACCTCAAAAAGGCTGGCCTCGATATTCAGGTTTTGGCGCCCGCATACAAGGGCTTAAAGAGCCACGAAATCGATGGCGTCAAGGTTAATCGATTCCGCTATGCGCCTGCAAGTTGGGAATTTTTGACGCATGAAGAAGGCGCTCCCAGCAAGATGGCGAATAAGCCCTGGCTCCAGCTTTTGGCGATTCCCTATATCATCAGCGGGTTCTTCAAGTGCATTAAGATTTGCCGTAAGTTTAAGCCTGATGTGATTCATGCTCATTGGCCGTTCCCGCATGCCTACATCGCGCTCGGTGCCGCTAAGTTGTTCAGAATCCCGCTGGTGCTGAATTTCCACGGGGCTGAACTTCTGCTCATCCGCAAAAAGAAATGGGTTCGCCCGCTCCTTAAATTTGCAATCGGCCAGGCGCAGGCCGTGTTTGCGAACTCGAGCTTTACCGCCAGCAAAATCAAGGCCCTCCGCAATGTCGATGTCGAGTGGAGCCCGTATGGCACAACTTTAGAGACGGGGACGGGGAACGCCGAACCGCATCCCGTCCAGGGCAAGTTCAAAATCTTGTTCGTCGGCCGCCACATTGAACGCAAGGGCATTTGCTACTTGATTGAAGCGGCCAAGTACTTGCCACGTGATCAGTTCGAAATTCGCATTGTCGGTGTCGGCGATTTGACTGAAGAATTGAAGAAACTGGCTTCGGAGTCTGCGACCCCGAATTCCGCTGAAATCATCTTTACCGGCAAACTTTCGCCCGAAGCGCTCGCCAACGAATACAAGACTGCTAATGTCTTCACGCTCCCGGCGATTGTCGACAGCAAGGGCGACACCGAAGGCCTCGGCGTCGTGCTGATTGAGGCCATGGAACTCGGCCTCCCGATTGTGGCAAGCAATGTGGGCGGAATCCCGGACGTTGTTATTGACGGCGAAACGGGAATCCTCGTTCCCGAAAAAGACCCCGAGGCCCTAGCAAACGCCTACAAGCGCCTCGCCGCCGACCCGGAACTTGTAAAGCGACTACTCGCGGGCTCCCAGAAGCGCATCGCCGAATGCTTCACCTGGGACGGAATCATTCAGCGCCAAATCGCCGTCTACAACAAAGTTTTGAAATAA